The genomic region CTGATCGCAACGTTCATCAAAGTCCTGATGCTGATCACCGCCAAGCTGATCGCCAAGGAAAGCAACCACCGTTTCCAGTTCGGTTTCTGGCACCTGGAGCCGATGGTGCTGCTGATCGAAGGCAGCTTCCTGATGTTGATCGCGATCTACGCGTTTCTCAACGGCGTGTTCGGCATCATCAACGGTGGCCGCGACATCGAGTTGGGGTTGGTGATCATTTATGCCGCGGTGTTTACCGTGGTCGAATTCGCTTATTTCTTCTACGTACGTCGGCGTAACCGCAAGCTTAAATCCAGCCTGATCCAGTTCGACAACATCAGTTGGCTGGTGGACGCGATGCTGTCCGTGGGCCTGTTGATAAGCTTCCTTGCGGCACTGCTGCTCAAGTCTCAGGGTTATGGACAGTGGGCGGTGTATGTCGACCCGCTGATCCTGATCGTGCTGGCGCTGACCATGTTGCCACCAGCGTTCAAGATCCTTGGCCCGGCGCTGCGCGATGTACTGGGGATTGCCCCGGACACGCTGGATGATCAGGTGCGACAGGTAATGGACGCGGCGAAAACCGAGCATGGTTTCGACGATTACGTGTCGTACGTGCAGAAGCACGGGCGGGCGCGGTTTATCGAGATTCATGTGGTGTTGCCGGCGGATTATGCACTGAGCAATGTCGGACAGCTGGATGCGTTGCGCGAGGAGATTTCGGCGAAGCTGGGCAAGCCGGATGCGGCGCGCTGGTTGACCATCAGCTTTACCGGGGACAAGAAGTGGATCGCCTAGCGACCGCGTAACGGCCATTCGTCGGATCGCCGCCCGGAGCCGGCTCGCTCCCACATTGAATAGCGTTGAACACACTATTTGTGAACTGCACAAATCAACTGTGGGAGCGAGCCTGCTCGCGAAAGCTATTTGTCAGTCAGCGAAGATATTCAGCCAAGCCGCTATAGCAAGTCGCCAAGTGATAAGGCGTAGTCGAAGGCATGTCCTTGCGGCTCACTTCGCCCAACTCATCCCGACACTCATGCCAGCCACCCGCATGCAGAAACCGCTGCTGCAACGCCTGCAACTGGCGCAGCACCACCGCCTCACTGCCCTGACGCAAGGTCAGCGCGCGCAGATATTCCGCCTGAGCCCAGATCCGCTGAGTCGAGTCGCGCGGGCGTCCATTCGTTTCCAGATCGAGCATCGCCCGCACCGCGCCGGATGACTGCACCACACCGTATTGCTCGGTGAAGGCAAACGCGCGGTCGAGCGCCGCATGCAGTTTCGAACCCCGCAGCAACGCTGACGATTCGAGCAGGAAATACCATTCGAACTGATGCCCCGGCTCATACCAGTTATCCACAGCGCCGAGCGGCTTCTCCATCAGCACGCCGTATTGCGGATCGACGAACTGCCTGTGCATGGCTGTGCATAACTCCAGCAATGCCTTTTGCGTATGGGCATCTTCGCGAACCGCCAGGGTGGCGAGAAACGCTTCGGCCAGATGCATCAACGGGTTTTGCAGCGGACCGGTTTGCAGGGTGATCCAGTCGCGTTCCAGGCACGCTTCGTACAAGCCATCACCGGTCGCAAAGCGCCGGCCAATGATTTCCAGCGCCGCATTCAACGTCGACTCAGCCAACGGATCGCCGGACTTTGCCCAGTAATGCGCGCAGGCAAACAGGATAAAGGCGTGGGTGTAGAGATCCTTGCGCTGATCCAGCGGCTTGCCCAGCGCATCGATGCTGTAGAACCAGCCGCCATGCTCGGCATCATGAAAGTACCGTTGCAGCGAGCGGAACAGCGCCGCGGCGCGGACTTCAGCGTTATCCACAACCCCGATCAGACTGGAAAACAGATACAGCTGCCGCGCACAGGCCATCGCCCGATAGCGCTGCGGTGGCAGCGGCTGATGCGCGGCGTCCAGCGCCTCGTAGGGCAGCGCCATGTCGGCGTTCCAGCCCGGGCCTTGCCAGAGCGGCACTATGACGTTGACGAAGTGCTGTTGCACGTCGCCGAACAGGGCGGTCAATTCAGGCAGGGAGGTGGAGCGGGAAGCATGGGGCATGGGCGGACGTCGTCACGGGCTGGGGCGATTGCGCGACATGGTAGCAGAGAGACCGGCCTGAGCGATGTGGTGTCTGTCAGACCGCCTTCGCGAGCAGGCTCGCTCCCACAGTGGATTTGCAGCGTACACAAAACCTGTGGGAGCGAGCCTGCTCGCGAAGAGGCCAGTGCAGGCGCTAAAAGATCAGCCGGCCAGCAACCAGGCCCCAGTCACTGCCGAAGCCGCTCCGGCCAAGCGCACCAACGGCGCAGCCGCCCGAGGCAGGAAACGCACCACGGCATAACCCGCTGCATGCAGCGCTGCTGTCGCAGCCACGAAACCCGCCGCATACGCCCATGGACTGCTCATGTCCGGCAGCTCCAAGCCATGCGCCACACCGTGGAACAACGCAAACACCGCCGTCGCCACCACCGCCATGACCAACGGCGGACGCACCGCCAGTGCCACGGCCAAGCCCAGCGCCAGCACCGACGCGGCAATCCCGCTTTCCAGCGCCGGCAATTCCAGCCCTTCAAACCCGAGCAGGCCGCCAATCAGCATGGTGCCGACAAATGTGCACGGCAGCGCCCAACGCGCTGCGCCTTGCTGCTGCGCGGCCCACAGACCGACAGCGACCATTGCCAGCAAATGGTCGAGGCCGCCGATCGGGTGGCTGATGCCGGCCACCAGCCCGCTATCGCCATGCCCCGGGTGAGCGAAGGCCAATGCCGGAGTCAGCAGCAGCGCCACAGCGCCAAGAATGCGTTTGAGTGTCATGAATAAGCTTCCTTGTTGATCAGTGAATCAGGCTGCGGTCAGCAGGCCCTGGCGTTCGATGAAGGCGATGATTTGTTCAAGGCCCTGACCGGTTTTCTGGTTGCTGAAAACGAACGGCTTGCCGTTGCGCATGCGTTTGGTGTCGCTGTCCATCATTTCCAGCGAGGCGCCCACCAGCGGCGCGAGGTCGATCTTGTTGATCACCAGCAGATCGGATTTGCAGATGCCCGGCCCGCCCTTGCGCGGCAGCTTGTCGCCGGCCGAGACGTCGATCACGTAGATGGTCAGGTCGGACAGTTCCGGGCTGAAGGTCGCCGAGAGGTTGTCGCCGCCGGATTCCACCAGAATCAGATCGAGCCCCGGAAAACGCCGGTTCAGTTGATCGACCGCTTCCAGGTTGATCGAGGCGTCCTCGCGGATCGCCGTGTGCGGGCAGCCACCGGTTTCCACGCCGATGATCCGCTCCGGTGCGAGGGCTTCGTTGCGCACCAGAAAGTCGGCGTCTTCGCGGGTATAGATATCGTTGGTGACTACGGCGAGGTTGTAGCGCTCGCGCAGCGCCAGGCACAGGGCCAGGGTCAACGCGGTTTTGCCGGAACCGACCGGGCCGCCGATGCCGACGCGCAGAGGTTGGGTGTTCATGGTTGTTTCTCCTAAGAGCGAAAGAGGCGGCTGTACTGGCGCTCGTGGGCCATGCACGCCAGGGACAGGCCGAACGCGGCGCTGCCCATGTGTTCGGGGTTGATTCGGCTGGCGTCTTGCTGCGCTTGTTGCAGCAGCGGCAGCAGTTCGCTGGTCAGGCGCTGGGCGGCCTGCTGGCCCAGCGGCAGGGTTTTCATCAATACGGCGAGCTGGTTTTCCAGCCAGCTCCACAGCCACGCGGCGAGGGCATCCTGCGGGCTGATCCCCCAGGCGCGTGCGGCCAGCGCCCAGCACAGGGCCAGATGCGGTTCAGGGCATTGATCGAGAAAGCGGCGGGCGGATGCGTCGAGTTCTGGCAAGCCATTGAGCAACTGCTGCAACGAATAGCCCATCTGCCGACTTTCCAGATGCAACTCGCGGGTCTCGCGGCTGGCGCGATGGCTTTCGCAAAGGATCTGTAATTCAGCCCACTGTTCATCCGCCGCCGCCTGGCAATGCGCAAGCAACAGCGGCGCTTCGAAGCGTGCGAGGTTGAGCAGCAACTGATCGCTGATCCAGCGCCGGGCGCTGTCCGGATTGTTGACGCGGCCGTTATCCACAGCCATTTCCAGACCTTGCGAATAGCTGTAGCCGCCAATCGGCAGCTGCGGACTGGCCAGGCGCAGCAGCGCCCAGGCCGGATTCACAGGCGTACGCCGAACTGATGGAGTTTCGGCGCGTAATTGAAGTCTTCGTCACCGTGGCGTGAATGGTGATGGCCGCCGCCGTAGGCTCCGTGCTCAGGCTGGAACGGCGCCTCAATGGCTTCAACCTGTGCGCCGAGTTGTTCAAGCATCGCTTTGAGCACGTAATCATCGAGCAGGCGCAGCCAGCCGTCGCCAACCTGTAGAGCCACGTGGCGGTTACCCAAGTGATAAGCGGCGCGGGTCAGTTCGAAAGCGTTGGCGCAGGTAACGTGCAACAGTTGCTCGGGACGGGCGCAGACGCGGACGATGCGGCCGTCTTCAGCCTGTAGGCATTCGCCGTCATACAGCGGCGGCTGACCGCGCTCCAAAAACAACCCGACGTCTTCGCCCTCGGCACTGAAACAGCGCAAACGGCTTTTGCTCCGCGCTTCGAAGGTCAGGTGCAACTCGGCGGCCCAGACGGGTTGAGGGTCGATTCTGCGGTGAATCACCAGCATCGGAAAGCTTCCAGCTATGGACAATACTCTGGCTAGAGCAAGGGCCTTGCCAATCGGACGAGATGTAGGAAATCCCTGTCGGAGCGTAGTGGATGTTTCAAGATGTTGCGGGGATTTGGAAGGTTTTGGTGCATGAAGGTTTTTACATGCACCAAATAGAGGCCGTGACGCATGACCCTTGTGGGAGCGAGCCTGCTCGCGAAAGCGGTGGGTCAGCAATATAGATGTTGGCTGATACGACGCTTTCGCGAGCAGGCTCGCTCCCACAGGGGGGATATGGTGTGTCAGTGATAGAGGGGAGTTACTCGGTACTGCCGAGGCCTTGCCAATGCTTCAGGCCGATAAAGATAAAACGCAGTTGCTGGGTGATCTTCGCCTGCGGCGTCAGATGCTCCGGCAGGGCTTCGGCGGGCGGGTCGATGATGTCGGGGAGGGTGGCGAATACCGATTTGACGATCAGGTCAGCCATCACGCTCAGGCCCTCGGCATCCAGATGCTGAAGCTTGGGCATCATCGTCAGGTCAGCAGCCAGGTCGGAGCTGATGTTCTCGCGCAACCGCCCGATCGCCTGACGCACCGGCAGTGAACCGCCGTACTGCTCACGCGCCAGAAACAGGAATTGCGAGCGATTGGCGCTGACCACGTCGAGGAAGATCCGCACCGAAGCATCAATAATGCCGCCCATGACGAATTCGTTGTGGCGCACCAGGCGAATGGTCTCGCGGAAGGTCTGGCCGACTTCGCTGACGAGCACCAGGCCTAACTCGTCCATATCGGCAAAATGCCGGTAGAAACCGGTGGGCACGATCCCGGCGGTTTTGGTCACTTCGCGCAGGCTCAGGCTGCCGAATCCTCGGCCGCTTTCCATCAGGTGGCGGGCAGCGTCCATCAAGGCGTTGCGGGTCTGTTGTTTCTGTTCGGCGCGGGGCAGCATCGCAGAGTGTGTTCTTTGGCAGGACAAGCGCCGCACTCTAGCAAATCGGCTTTATCGGCGTCGAACGGCAGCGGGGGAGGCAGCGGGGAATTGGCATCTCATTTGTAGCGATGGTGCATAAAGTCAAAAGCCCAATCGGGGGATCGGGCTTTTTTTCAGGGCCGCCATGGGCTCAGCTCACAGCGCTATTGCGTTCGATAACACGGTCACCACCACCTTCGGCAACAGCCTGGCCTTGTGGGGTTTTGTCGTAGCCGTCTTCAACCAGACCTTTTTCTTCCAGGCGATTACGGCCGTTTTCAGCGACAGCCTGGCCTTGTGGGGTTTTGTCGTAGCCGTCTTCGACCAGACCTTTTTCTTCCAGACGATTGCGACCGTTTTCAGCTACCGACTGACCCTGTGGGGTTTTGTCGTAGCCATCTTCAGCCAGGGTCTGACCTTGTGGAGTTTTGTCGTAGCCATCTTCGGCTAGGGTTTGGCTGAACACCGAGTG from Pseudomonas tensinigenes harbors:
- a CDS encoding cation diffusion facilitator family transporter — translated: MSNRGEQALLKQSTILMLAVAIAGIVTGFVSGSQSILFDGFFSLIATFIKVLMLITAKLIAKESNHRFQFGFWHLEPMVLLIEGSFLMLIAIYAFLNGVFGIINGGRDIELGLVIIYAAVFTVVEFAYFFYVRRRNRKLKSSLIQFDNISWLVDAMLSVGLLISFLAALLLKSQGYGQWAVYVDPLILIVLALTMLPPAFKILGPALRDVLGIAPDTLDDQVRQVMDAAKTEHGFDDYVSYVQKHGRARFIEIHVVLPADYALSNVGQLDALREEISAKLGKPDAARWLTISFTGDKKWIA
- a CDS encoding AGE family epimerase/isomerase, which encodes MPHASRSTSLPELTALFGDVQQHFVNVIVPLWQGPGWNADMALPYEALDAAHQPLPPQRYRAMACARQLYLFSSLIGVVDNAEVRAAALFRSLQRYFHDAEHGGWFYSIDALGKPLDQRKDLYTHAFILFACAHYWAKSGDPLAESTLNAALEIIGRRFATGDGLYEACLERDWITLQTGPLQNPLMHLAEAFLATLAVREDAHTQKALLELCTAMHRQFVDPQYGVLMEKPLGAVDNWYEPGHQFEWYFLLESSALLRGSKLHAALDRAFAFTEQYGVVQSSGAVRAMLDLETNGRPRDSTQRIWAQAEYLRALTLRQGSEAVVLRQLQALQQRFLHAGGWHECRDELGEVSRKDMPSTTPYHLATCYSGLAEYLR
- a CDS encoding HupE/UreJ family protein; its protein translation is MTLKRILGAVALLLTPALAFAHPGHGDSGLVAGISHPIGGLDHLLAMVAVGLWAAQQQGAARWALPCTFVGTMLIGGLLGFEGLELPALESGIAASVLALGLAVALAVRPPLVMAVVATAVFALFHGVAHGLELPDMSSPWAYAAGFVAATAALHAAGYAVVRFLPRAAAPLVRLAGAASAVTGAWLLAG
- the ureG gene encoding urease accessory protein UreG; amino-acid sequence: MNTQPLRVGIGGPVGSGKTALTLALCLALRERYNLAVVTNDIYTREDADFLVRNEALAPERIIGVETGGCPHTAIREDASINLEAVDQLNRRFPGLDLILVESGGDNLSATFSPELSDLTIYVIDVSAGDKLPRKGGPGICKSDLLVINKIDLAPLVGASLEMMDSDTKRMRNGKPFVFSNQKTGQGLEQIIAFIERQGLLTAA
- a CDS encoding urease accessory protein UreF — protein: MNPAWALLRLASPQLPIGGYSYSQGLEMAVDNGRVNNPDSARRWISDQLLLNLARFEAPLLLAHCQAAADEQWAELQILCESHRASRETRELHLESRQMGYSLQQLLNGLPELDASARRFLDQCPEPHLALCWALAARAWGISPQDALAAWLWSWLENQLAVLMKTLPLGQQAAQRLTSELLPLLQQAQQDASRINPEHMGSAAFGLSLACMAHERQYSRLFRS
- the ureE gene encoding urease accessory protein UreE; this translates as MLVIHRRIDPQPVWAAELHLTFEARSKSRLRCFSAEGEDVGLFLERGQPPLYDGECLQAEDGRIVRVCARPEQLLHVTCANAFELTRAAYHLGNRHVALQVGDGWLRLLDDYVLKAMLEQLGAQVEAIEAPFQPEHGAYGGGHHHSRHGDEDFNYAPKLHQFGVRL
- a CDS encoding TetR family transcriptional regulator — protein: MLPRAEQKQQTRNALMDAARHLMESGRGFGSLSLREVTKTAGIVPTGFYRHFADMDELGLVLVSEVGQTFRETIRLVRHNEFVMGGIIDASVRIFLDVVSANRSQFLFLAREQYGGSLPVRQAIGRLRENISSDLAADLTMMPKLQHLDAEGLSVMADLIVKSVFATLPDIIDPPAEALPEHLTPQAKITQQLRFIFIGLKHWQGLGSTE